A segment of the Orcinus orca chromosome 4, mOrcOrc1.1, whole genome shotgun sequence genome:
GTGGGAGAAGACCCATGGGCCAGGTGGTCCTGGCCTGGACACCGTAGTTTGCATTGTTCTGGCATAATTACTAATAATGCCTGCTTTCAAAAGCATCCTGGTTTGGACAGCAAGTTACGTTACCCTCCTTACTGGTAACAAGCTCAGTGCTGTAAGATATCTGAAAGTCCTTTTTGGGAAAAAGAGATTTGAAGTattctgaaaagaaataaggctcttttttccttttttttttcttcagtttttgaaGTTGTCAGAGCACTTTGATTCTTTTACAGTTTGTCTCATTAAAAGCCTttggaaaaagagagaatgaatcATAGCGGTGTCTCCTGGAACTAAAAGCTGTCCCAGCCTTTATTAGCCCCCTGGAGGACAGAGAAAGGATGCGTGCCCGGGGAGCCCTCAGCACCCCAGTGGGAAGTGACAGATGCCTCTCTGCGAGCTGACGTGACCCCCAGGGATGTTCCAGGCTCCGAGCTGCCTCTTCTCAAGCCTTTGGTGACAGATGAAACCTTCGTAAAGATGAATTCAGGAATATTTTAAAGGCATAATGTTTTTGTATTAAATTATTGAGAATCCAGCACATGAACATTCACTCAGGTCCGAGCAGAGTCTAGTTGACCTGCTGAGTGAGCGGTGGGTTCCTTGGTCGGCTTCCCCTGTTGTAAAAGGCTGTTTGCTCGGTTTCTCACATTAGCCGAGCGACTGGTGACCGCAGCCCTGGCCAGGTTGCCCTGTCCTGTCCTTTCGTGAACTGACTccctactcatttttttttttttttggccgcgctgtgcgacatgcgggatcttagttccccgaccagggatcgaacctgtgcccctaatagcggaagcgcagagtcctaaccactggaccaccagggaagtcgccctacttatttttaaaaatttctctcctGCTCAAAGAAaagttcattttaatttgtttgggCTTTCTCTACAGAAAAGGTTTCTAGTCTCACAATGTGGTGGGGCCCCAAGAAGTAGGGCTTGGGTAGAAGCTACAAGGGACAGAATTGGGACCTTAAAAGGAAAGAACTCCTGGTCATGGTGGCCCAGGTGCCTCGCCGTGCGGGCAGAGGCTGGCACCATTGGACATCAGGTTCCAGAAGCTTTGTGTCTTTTAAAGGTCCTCTCAACCATGTGATTGTGTGGCCtcatgggcaaaaaaaaaaaaaaaaatagtgtgaatGGTTTTGAGCATTAGGATAGGATTTCAGATTAGTTTTAAGGTCCCAGCTGCTTGGGTACCTCCAGGCTAGCTCCCCCAAAGCTGTCCAGTGCTGGTTGTGCAGAGAGAGAACGGCTGTGGGAACAGCCGCCCTGGGGGGCCTCTCATCTGTCTGTTAGAAACGCCCCGTCCACAGGGATGAGCCGAGAGGCCGCCGCTGACGCACTCACGGGTTCTTTCCATTGCTCTTTCCATCGCTGTTGCGTGCTGTTGCGTTTCAGCTGGTGGGTGTGGCTTTGGGCCGAAGGGGCCCCTCCCAGAGGAAGCCGGAGCAGGTTATTCTTGGAGACACTGGTTTGCTGTCTGGCAAGTGTCAGAAATCCACACCAAGGATTATGGCGTCCGACGTCCCCTAGTGCCACCTCCAGATGGGGTGGGTGCTGTGTCTGCTTCTGGGAAGCTGGCCCCAGTGAGCTGGGGGGGCCCTTAGTTGGTTTActggtttgttcattttcttgCCCATTCTAAAACAGAGAGTAAGTGGACCGTCACAAACACGTCGGGAGGAATGCAGCTCTGCGTGCACGCGCGTGTGTGTCTGTAGACACAGTCTTACACACTCCTGTTTCCGCTGTGAGCCCGGGTCACTCTCATCTGGAGGACTCACTCTCCTGGCTGCTCCCGGGCGTCCTGGTCATCCTGAGTTGCCTGCCAGCCGCAGCTCTTGGGCAGATGACGGCCGCACCCCAGTATTGTCACTCAGTTGTACACACCCAGGATCCCTGCCCCTCCTCGgccctctggtgggtggggcagagCGAGTCTGTCCCCAGGGTGTGGGTGGAGGCTGTGCTGCCCACCTCATCCGGGCGCTGACAGGGCTTCTGTCATGTAGCCCCTCGGACGGGCTCTGGGCACAGCTGGGCTTTGCTGCCCCCAGGCGTGGGTGACCTCCGCGAGGACCCAGCCCCTGTGCGGTCCTCCTTGAGGAGGACCGAGTGAGCACCGGCACTGCCCACAGCTACTTTCTTTATTCACCCCCTTCGGCTTCCCTCCCGTCTCCCCGGAACCGTGGTGGGGCTGGAGGCCTCCAGGATTCTGTACAGAGAACCAGGCAGGTACGGGGGCCACCCTGGGTGGCAGAATCGCCCTCGCTTCCCTCACAGCCCCTCATTCGTCTTCTGCTGCGGAAAAGGCCGAGGGTTTCTGATGCTCTTTGCAGTGAGCACAGCCCGGGGGAGTGGGACCCAAGGCAGGGAGCGTTGCTGCCCTTGAACGTGGCTGTGAGGGTTGTGCGTCTGTTCTAGCAGTCggtgtgcaggggtggggggtgcaggTGGCTGGCGTCGGGCCTCCTGTCGCAGTGAAGACGTCGCATCCGCCCCATCGCAGCTGAACCCTTTCCATTCACATGGCTGCCGAACTCTCCTTCCCGGAGTCCCTGCTCCGCTCCTGGGCCGGTCAGAGCCCAGCGTAGGCCGGTAAAGCAGTGGTTCCTCTCCCCCTTGGTGGATGGGTGAGCCGCTGAGGCTCGGTGACGTCCCCTCCACAGGGGTGGCTGAGACGCAAGCAGCCTGGTGCTCTGTCATCTTTGCAAGTGTGAGGCccgtggggagggaagagggggccAGGTGGGCTCTGCCAGGCGCCCCAGGTCTCGCAGCAAAGACCAGCCCTCATAAGTCTGGAGACCCTGGTGGAGGGTTGGGAGTCaggggtgggcgggagggaggggccagGCCCTGCAGGATTGGGCGGGATCGAAGGAAGGTTCGTGAGACCACGTGGAGCATCACCACCTGCAGAGGGTGTTACAGGTGGAGGGACCGTGCGGACCAAGGGCCTGGCCGTGGTTGAAATGACGGGTGAGTTCGCTTTGCCCAGAGCCGGGGGCAGTGCGGGTGAGTGACAGAGAGCAGCGACACGGCAGAGAGTGGGGCTCCCACCCTGGCCACGTTCCAGTGCCCCTCCTTTGTCTGCACCCCTCCTCCCAGGTGGTCAGGTACCCGCTGCACGTCATCATGGAGCTGAAAGAGTACCTGATTGATGTGGCGTCCCGGGCGGGCCTGCACTGGCTGTCCACCCTCGTGCCTACCCACCACATCAACGCCCTGGTCTTCTTCTTCATCGTCAGCAACCTCACCATCGACTTCTTCGCCTTCTTCGTGCCCCTGGTCGTCTTCTACCTGTCCTTCATCTCCATGGTCATCTGCACTCTCAAGGTTTTCCAGGACAGCAAGGCCTGGGAGAGCTTCCGTGCCCTCACCAGCCTGCTCCTGCGATTCGAGCCCAACCTGGACGTGGAGCAGGCCGAGGGGAACTTCGGCTGGAACCACCTGGAGCCCTACGTCCACTTCCTGCTGTCTGTCTTCTTCGTCATCTTCTCCTTCCCCATCGCCAGCAAGGACTGCATCCCCTGCTCGGAGCTGGCCGTCGTGTCCGTCTTCTTCACGGTCACTAGCTACATGAGCCTGAGCACCTCGGCCGAGCCGTACACCAGGAGGGCCCTGGTGACCGAGGTGGCGGCCGGCCTGCTCTCCCTTCTGCCCACCGTGCCCGTCGACTGGCGCTACCTGAAGCTCCTGGGCCAGACCTTCTTCACGGTGCCCATCGGCCACTTCGTCGTCCTGAACGTCAGCATCCCCTGCCTGCTCTATGTGTACCTGCTGTACCTCTTCTTCCGCATGGCCCAGCTGAGAAACTTCAAGGGCGCCTACTGCTACCTGGTCCCCTACCTGGTCTGCTTCATGTGGTGCGAGCTCTCCGTGGTCATCCTGCTTGAGTCCACCGGCCTGGGGCTGGTGCGTGCGTCCATCGGctacttcctcttcctcttcgcTCTCCCCATCCTGGTGGCCGGCCTGGCGCTGATGGCTGCGGTGCGGTTGGCCCACTGGTTCTTGTCCCTGGAGCTCACCAAGGTTGTGGTCACCATGGTGGTCTGCAGCATCCCCCTGCTGGTCCGTTGGTGGACCAGGGCCAACTTCTCCGTGGTGGAGATGGTCAAGTCCCTGACACGGAGCTCCATCGTCAAGCTGATCCTGGTGTGGCTCACGGCCATCGTGCTCTTCTGCTGGTTCTACGTGTACCGCTCGGAGGGCATGAAGGTCTACAACTCCACGCTGACCTGGCAGCAGTACGGCTTCCTGTGCGGGCCGAGGGCCTGGAAGGAGACCAACATGGCCCGCACCCAGATCCTCTGCAGCCACCTGGAGGGCCACAGGGTCACGTGGACCGGCCGCTTCAAGTATGTCCGCGTGACGGAGATCGACAACAGCGCCGAGTCGGCCATCAACATGCTGCCGCTCTTCATCGGCGACTGGGTGCGCTGCCTCTACGGTGAGGCCTACCCGTCCTGCAGCTCGGGCAACGTCTCCACGGCCGAGGAGGAGCTCTGCCGCCTCAAGCTCCTGGCCAAGCACCCCTGCCACATCAAGAAGTTCGACCGGCACAAGTTCGAGATCACCGTGGGCATGCCCTACAGTGGCGCCAACGGCACCCGCGGCCCAGAGGAGGATGACATCACCAAGGACATCGTGCTGCGGGCCAGCAGCGAGTTCAAGGACGTGCTGCTCCACCTGCGCCAGGGCAGCGTCATCGAGTTCAGCACCGTCCTCGAGGGCCGCCTGGGCAGCAAGTGGCCCGTCTTCGAGCTCAAGGCCATCAGCTGCCTCAACTGCATGGCGCAGCTGTCACCAGCCAGGTGGCAGGTGAAGGTCGAGCGGGACTGGCGCAGCACTGTGCACGGCGCTGTGAAGTTCGCCTTcaacttcttcttcttccccttcctgtcGGTGGCCTGAGGATGCGTCCTGTTGCAGGAGTGTCGGTGCATGTGGCTGCCAGGACCTCCCCCCACGGCCTCCCGGCTGAACAGCGCAACACTAACCACTgtgcacgtgcgcgcgcgcgcgcgcacgcatgtgtgtgtgtgtgtgtgtgtgtgtgtgtgtgtgtgtgtgtgtgtccgcaCGCATGCGCAAATGCAGGGCTTTGGAGACCATTTGTCACGTGTAGTCTGCTCATACCTCTGTGAACGGGCTGACTCCTTTAGCTCTGTCCACTTTGACTGCCCAGTGTGGTTGGAAATGGCATGCACAGCCTCGACCCGCAGTCCCGACCTCTCCGTGCGCAGCTGGTGTGCCAGGCTAGACCAGGATTCCTGTGCCCGAAAAACACTTTACAGACgctgccctccctcccctaccACCTCCACGCACGCCCCGGCCCCTCATTTACTTctgtttgggtttgttatttaaAGAACCAATAGTGCTGCTCTGTAAACTCAACGAtagcttttcttatttatttggtcACTGCTAAGCCTTGACAGCTGTTTGCAGATCCTGGGGGCCTGCAGAGCCGCTCTGTCATATGACCAAGGCCCTGCCTGATTCTGAGATCGGAGGCCGCACGGGCAGAAGCCCCGAGCTCTGCATCCTGCAGCCTGCCCGCCTCGCAGCTCTCCTGTCTGGTGGGTAATGGGTGAGTTTGCGAGGGTCTCGCCTGAATCCACCGGGACTAGGAAATAGAAGGAACCCAGGGTGTCCCCTCCCGGTGCTCAGAAACGCTAGACCATGTTCAGAACCAGAAAGCAGAAAGTCAGGGTCCTAAAGCAGCCGAAATAAAAACCTTTGATGAAATCCactgtccttttctttctttaaaagaagcCTGTTTTTTGTATGTGTAAGAGAATCAACGGGTGTCTACCCTTGTACTGAGTTACATACAAGTGCAGCTGGGGTTACAAAGAGCAGAACTGATTCTCAGTGAGCGACCCCGACACTACTAGGCCAGGGGCCCCTGCAGTGTTTGCGCCATCACCCAGCTGTCTGCCCGGGTCTTACTAGGTGTGAAATGCTCATGGTCATGATTATTTGTGAAACTGAAATCACCGCTGAAAGGGCACATACGTGGTTATTCGTGGTTCAGTAGCTGTGTTGTTCAGCAGTGTGTTGCTTGTGAAACCGTATCCTGTATTCAGTGATGAACAATGATAATTCCATAGAATTATCATCAGAACTTGAGCCATCTAGGGGTGGCTAGAGCAGCTTGGGGTCCCTCAGCAAACTTAGCACCCTGGGCACGGGTGCATGCCTGTCTGGGTCCCTTGGGCAGGGGGACATGTCTGTCTGGGTCCCTCCGGCCTTTGGTTTCTTCCCTGAGGTTGAGGACAGCCTGGTCCCCTCCTGCCCCCCGGTGGGCAGTGCCCCCCACCCAGTGAGCTGCATGTCCAGTTCTTTGCTGTGGTCAGGAAACCTGGAGTTGTTCACACATCCTTCTGTGGTTTGGAGTTGACTCAGGGTGTGGCCACCTCCGTTTTGAAGACGCATCTCACCTTGGTGGGTGGCAGCGGCATCCCTGCATTGctgactctttctgttttgtcttcCTGCCTGGTCTGGTCTGCCTGAAATCCCATGTTGGGAAGTGCTCAGGAGGGTGGCATCCCTTTGTGCCTCTGGGTTTCTTCCCAGGTAATGAGATGAGGTTAAATGTCAGCCCCACTCCCCTCTCTGATCTGGAGGTTTGTGAGGCTATGAAGTGAGTTCACAGTTCAGCTTTGCCTCCCAGACTCCCCACTGATTGTCTGGAGGGCGAGGAAGCTGCCTGGCTTTCTGAGTGAATACAGATGACCTCATATCATCCTCACTGGGCAGGGGGCAGGTGCCGTGACAGCCCTGATCCACAGAAAACAGGTTCCAGTATTAGACCGAGATCTGCCGGTGCCCTGTCCTCTGGGTCACGCTGTTATTCAGCTCCCAGCAGAGCGCCTCCTTGGAGCAGGGGGTGGTGTGGTCTCACGGGGATTGCCCTGCATCCGCCATTCAGCCTCTGTCCCTAGGTCCCAGTGTCCTGATCTATAAAATGTACGTCTGGGTTAGGTCAGTGGTTTGCAAAACTACTTAGCAATGAAACGCTGTTTAAAAAACCAAGtgtgggacttccgtggtggtgcagtggttaagaatccgcctgccaatgcaggggacacgggttcgagccctggtccaggaagatcccacatgctgcggagcaactaagcccatgcaccacaactactgagcctgcgctctagagcccatgggccacaactactgagcccacgtgccacaactactgaagcccgcgtgcctagagcccatgctccgcaactagagaaagcccgcatgcagcaaccaagacccaacgcagccaaaaaaaaattaaaaaaaaaattaaaaaaaaaagccaaatgtaTTTGATCAGATGGGCCttgctaggttcctccctgtTTACCGCACTTCGTTCAGTACTTTACTACAGTTATCTACGGTGATAACTCCTTCCTGGAACAGGCTTTCTATCTTAAATATTTTAGGCAGTAAGGGTGAAGTTCAaaggttcttcctgagtcttttgggtcTTGCTTCCTTTCAGCTctaaataatccacatgccagaGTGGCACGTCTTGGAGCAACTTGGCCCCCATCAGTCGCAAAAGAAAGTTTGACCAGAAACTTCTTTCACATTCTCAAGGAACAGATAATTGGTATAAACACGAATAACGAAAAGAGCCACTTGGATGGAAGAATCTTACAAGAGTTTATTGATGGTCTGATGTAACTTCCTCATAAAAACCAGTGCCTCATCCAAACCCATTTGGGAAGGAACACCTTTCCTTAGGACTTCGTTAGCAGCAATGTGGCCTTTTTCCTGGTTTCCTCTTGAAGCCAAGGAGGACCTTGTGGGGCTCCTAGCCACAGAAGCCTTTTTGTGTCCccagtttcttgtttgtaggaaataggtttcagcctccatgaccttccctaagttccaaagggcaggttcaaacagctgTTGACCAGGGAAAGGAGgtgatgcagagacaagggaggagcagtcaaaaaacaatagtgcagccttggggcaggtcctggttctgcctcaaaggatacacataacaatatctttgagctcttctacaAAACTAAAatccccaacaaatggaagatgttaagtACTTGATGAAGcgttcttcattccagagaaggtcaCGGTTTGACAACCTcaagaaccagagaagctcatcaggaaactacctgaggccagattaaaggagtgcaggccccgCCCGCACCCTGATAATAATCAGCAACCCACCCTTGAGccactgctataaaactcctcaccaaagccttgggttgggacacacagtttttgagggcagaagcccgctgtgtccccctttgcctgggaaGGCAATAAAGAAATTCTTTTCTacacccaaacaaacaaataaacaaagacaaaTTGTACATAACTCCATGCAAAAACAGTGTTATTTGTAAGTTCAGGTGTAACCTATGCAGCGGATGAGAACAGGAAGCCACCTGGCTGGTTTGAACCCCtcatcccagctgtgtgacctcgggcagatTCACACTTTCCAGGCCTCCGGTGCCTTTTCTGTAAATGGGGGATGTAACAGGGCCTGCCTCATCGGTTGTTTTTAGGATTAAACTAGTTAATTTTATCGCAGGGTGGTCACAACAGTGTCAGGCACTAGTAAATCTCAGTACACTTGTGAATGTTTTAAATGAAGTCAAGCATTCATGGAACTTTAGAACCAATTAAGAACCTTTATGGAGGCCCTCACCAAACGAATGTCCCTTCtagcttttaaaaagtttaaccTTTGTGAAAATAACCGTGTTTAGCTGAACGGAACTTATTGGAGTGGCTTAATCCACAGGGGGACTGGTGTCAGATGATGCTCTGTCTGCACCCACCTCCCAACCACCACACCCGCCGGGACTcacagtcctgcctttctgcctgCTTCACAGCTTTCATTCCTCATGACTACGCATCCAGATAAGGTTGGCTAATACGTATGACTTAGCATCGAAAACGTTCCTTATTTAACTTAACTAATGAGCTTTGATTCCGTTCATTGCCGCCCtcgaacaaatatttattgcactcTGATGCTGAGCAGATGCTGTAATTGCACGGTTGGAATCAAACCCAGTTTCCACCCTCAGGGAAATCACACAAGTCAGATGTGTGTGGGCCCCAGTGCAGAGTCAGAAGTGCCCTTCTGCCTTCAGACACAGGAAGTGCTATGGGGGCCTAGAGAAGGCAGAACTTCAGCCTGGGGTGGGAGACGGGGTCcggaaggcttctgggaggatGTGGGGTTTGCCCCATTTTGATAGCAAAGGGAGAGACTGGATTTGGTGAGGTCAGAGGAAGACTATTCAACATTCAGGGCACCCATTGATGCCTCAGGCGTCGCCCAGGACGCCAGGGGGTTCCAGAGGATAGAGCTTGGGGTCCAAAGACCAGGTTGGAATTGAGTCTCTGTCCTGCAGGCAGCTAGAGCCCCTCTCTTGACTCTGAAGCCAGGGCCCTCATAAGGTCAGGGCTGAGCTCTGGAAAATGGGTCAGAGGGTACTTTAAGGCACCGTGTGGAGGAGAAAGGAGACAGTGGAAAGGTCATCCCCCGTCTCCCAGCAGACCTGGCCAGCTGGCCCTTTGGTGGTAGATACTGCTTCTATGGAAGCTTCCACGGGGCCATAAACACCAAATGGCCTTGACCCCTGTGGCCCTGAGGGTCCCCGGCCAGCTTGCTGTCCTCCTTTCCTGTTGATAAACAGGCCGCTGTCTGCCgggcccaggaccaggtggtAGGCGTGTGGAGGGATCTGCAGAGGTCAGGCTGTTGGCGGCAAAGAGTGCTGCTTCCGGGAGCTGATCCCCACCCTCTGTGAGGGGGGTAGGGGACCTAGGTCTCTGAGCGTCACTTTGTTTACATGAGGCTGTTTGGTCCTGAGAACTAGGTCCCATGGCCCGCCCCCTGCCAACATTTACACGTGAGAATTGTTGAAGGTTCATGTTCATGTTGTATGGATTTGGCCAAAGTTACATGGCCAGGAGGTGGCAGAGTTGGGACAGAACCAAAGCCTGTTCTTTTTACAGAGCCACAAAAAAACCACCATTTTCCTGGGGCTTAAAATcccttttcagggcttccctggtggcgcagtggttgagagtccgcctgccgatgcaggggagacgggttcgtgccctggtccgggaggatcccacatgccgcggagcggctgggcccgtgagccgtggccgctgaacctgcgcgtccggagcctgtgctccgcaacgggagaggccacagcagtgagaggcccgtgtaccgcaaaataaataaataaaaaatccctTTTCAGAACATTGCCCACAGGGGCCACCCTCGGGCCTGCCAGGAAAGAACTGTGCTGACCGCAGGGGCCACCAGCAGGTCACACCATGTCTGAGCGCCTGCCAG
Coding sequences within it:
- the WFS1 gene encoding wolframin; translated protein: MASGACPPSPSGPRSPPLPQQPQARSRLNATTSVEQEKSGTPRAPGPQVGPGRDVRDTTASAMPQASHARSQERVDGTGPAKGDVDTPFEEVLEKAKAGDPKAQTEVGKRYLQLAGDGDEEVNNCTAVDWLTLAAKQGRREAVKLLRRCLADRKGITSENEQEVRQLSSETDLERAVRKAALVMYWKLNPKKKKQVAVSELLENVGQVNEHDGGVQPGPVPKSLQKQRRVLERLVSSESKSYIALDDFVEITKKYAKGVIPADLFLQDDDDDELAGKSPEDLPLRLKVVRYPLHVIMELKEYLIDVASRAGLHWLSTLVPTHHINALVFFFIVSNLTIDFFAFFVPLVVFYLSFISMVICTLKVFQDSKAWESFRALTSLLLRFEPNLDVEQAEGNFGWNHLEPYVHFLLSVFFVIFSFPIASKDCIPCSELAVVSVFFTVTSYMSLSTSAEPYTRRALVTEVAAGLLSLLPTVPVDWRYLKLLGQTFFTVPIGHFVVLNVSIPCLLYVYLLYLFFRMAQLRNFKGAYCYLVPYLVCFMWCELSVVILLESTGLGLVRASIGYFLFLFALPILVAGLALMAAVRLAHWFLSLELTKVVVTMVVCSIPLLVRWWTRANFSVVEMVKSLTRSSIVKLILVWLTAIVLFCWFYVYRSEGMKVYNSTLTWQQYGFLCGPRAWKETNMARTQILCSHLEGHRVTWTGRFKYVRVTEIDNSAESAINMLPLFIGDWVRCLYGEAYPSCSSGNVSTAEEELCRLKLLAKHPCHIKKFDRHKFEITVGMPYSGANGTRGPEEDDITKDIVLRASSEFKDVLLHLRQGSVIEFSTVLEGRLGSKWPVFELKAISCLNCMAQLSPARWQVKVERDWRSTVHGAVKFAFNFFFFPFLSVA